DNA sequence from the Drosophila sechellia strain sech25 chromosome 3L, ASM438219v1, whole genome shotgun sequence genome:
TAACATGGATTTTTGAATACTCAAAAGATCaccgaaaatattttaatttgccaAGTGAATTACTGCTCTGTGGTCCCGAGAATCTGTTCCCTTAAGGTTTCATTGCTGTCCACTTCCATCCCTAATCTCCCTCCGCCGTAGAGTTATCCGAGTTGTCCGGGCTGCACGGACTTCCGCCTCCGCCAGAAGCTCCACCCCTCACATTCAGGCTGTTGTGGAGCATGTTAGCGATGCTGTCCACATCCAGATTCTCGTCCGTGGCGGAGATCTTTCGCAGGGCCGAGCAGACGATGCTGAGATCGCCTCTGAGTTCGCTGACCACCGCTGTGATCTTCTTGGCATTCGACAGGACTTCAACACTCATCGTGTACGGGTTGTAGCGCACTCCAAATGGCCGCTGGATGCTCTCGGCAAAAGCTCTTTAAGCaaagaataattaaatttttttgaaatgtGGTTTCCAGTGTAGCCAAGCCACCTCATCTGCTCCTTGGCCTCCTCGAAGGAATCGGTGTAGTAGTACGCATTCTGGTAGGAGGTGATGATGCACTCCTCCTGGCACGTCACCTCCGGGTCGAACTTTTTTATCTTATTCTCCGCCGTAATGGCGTGCTGCAACTCGGCCACTGAGCTCAGAAGTCCGGCTCCATACACCTTAAATGTGCTGTCCGCCTGTTTGCATAACCCAAATTCCACGGTAAAGAAGTAGAGCTGTTAGGGAAAACAAGGTATAAAATGGGGAAGGATTGAATATTCTTGGAATATCTACCGTAGCCAACTTCTCGATATCCGCGTCGCTTGCACCCAAAGATGCCAGGCCAATCTCCTGCGAAAACTGGGCAAAACTGGAGTTGGCCAGCAGGGGCATGTGGCCCAGTAGCTCGTGGCAACAGTCCCTGGAAATGCGAATAAAACGCAGGTGAGTCAGTCAAAAAGATACACTTCGTGCTTGAAAATCCAACTGCAGAATCGTATAGACCTAGTCACTCGAGTAACATTTCACATCCAGCTAAAAGTATGCCTTCTATGCAGATCCATCGCCAGCCAGGAAATAAAAGTGTGCCACACAATTTTTTCATGATTCACAATCTTAAACTAACATTTTCGTATACTACATATTCCATTAAACTTACGGTTCAGGTGTGTAGAATGGATCCGAGGAGTGCCGGATGTACTGGGTGCAGTGGAACACGCGGAAGGCGAGTCCCGAAAGGAAGTCCCTTGGGGAGAGGTAACCCGCCACAGGCCTGAGCTGGAATCCCGTCTTGCGCTTGAGATAGACACTCACGTCCTGCAACTGGGGAACGTTGTCCTCGCGGTAGCCACAGTACTTCTCCAGCTCCGGCCAGTTGTCCATGTACTCAGGCACGGCATGCAACACGTAGAGGCGGTGGAGCTCCAAGAAAACGGTGCCCCTTTGAAGTTAAAGTTTCAAGCCGCCCACATGAATCGATACTGCGGCAATCAAACGCAAATGCAATCAAAAACTTACCAGGTTTTCACCTCGTCAGGTGTGTATTGCACACGTGGAATGGGGTTGCCACTAAACGGGGTGGTATTCAAGGAGCGGAGTTAAGAGGATTCGGCTGTTGGGAAATCCATTATCACACACTTACTGCTTGAAGTTGTTGGCTATGGCGGAGAACTGCTCTCGCCGCTTACGGTACACGGGGTCCTTGAATCCTGGATGGTCGGCATCCAGCTCCGAGCCGTACATGAGCACATTCTGCGCCTTGTCCAAATCGGAGATCTTTCGCGGAAACCACACCATGTCGCCGAAGtctaaattaattatattatgacaacaaattatataacaaactttCTAGTGAGCGGGAGTTATTAAAACCGAAATCGTTTGGCAATATGTTTTCAAAATCTCACCAAAACTGGAGCACGCCGATAGCGACGGAGCCCTGGCCAATCCCTGCGTGTTTACGGAAGTGTAGTTCACAGAGGCGACCTCCCGGTTGAGCATCTTGACCACCTGGTCGAGTCGACGCTGATCGCACTCCACATCCACGAGGACATCCGCCTGGTTGGTGGCCATCTCCAGCGGCGAGAGCTCCAAATGCAGCACATTGATGCCCAGCTCCTGGAAAACCTGGAGGGCTCTGGCCAGGTTTCCCACCTGGTTCCGCAGGGTGAAAATGATGGAGATGCGTTCGCCAGGGGAATGCTGTCTTCCATTATCctgaccaccaccaccgaTGGCCAACCTTGGCGGCTCCGGCTGAGCGGATGCGTTCCTGCCGAGACTTGGATGCGAGGTGGAGCAGGATGTGGTGGAATCCTTTTTAAGCTGGTGCAAGGGACTTCCCTGCTTGACGGCCCACTCCTGTTCGCCACTCCTGTAGAGCCACAGGCCCAGAAGACTCTTGCCGGAAGCACTCATCACTGCACTGCACTTGGTAGCTACTCGTTTTCGATTTCCGCGGGCACACGCGTCGTATGCGCAACTCAGCGCCAACTGCAAGATCCCTCGGATGCGAAAGTCCTTTTATAGGCAGCCCGCAGGACTCGCACACACGCAGGCACACAGGAGATACATATTCAATTGTATTTATTAAGTGTGCGTGGCGAGATAAATTCGTTCAAGGATATAAAAGCTACAAGTGAGTTTTTCTGTTCTATTCAGAGGACCCACCTCCTTTTAGGGTGGCACGTCCTGATTGGCCAAATCATGTTGGAGTCAGGCCAAATCGCTAACGCATGACGTCACCGTGCCCTCACTAAGAAAGTCCTTCTTATATTTAAAGTAGTTTGTTTTGCTTAgtaaatgtaaatttatttttacacCAGTTAATGTGGAAAACATAATATATTAATTCTATGGTAGTTATGTAATTACAAAAGTGAAtgaattttaatatattgatATGGTGAACATATATGAGGGTATACAGTTCTCGGCCTATGATCGTAAATTCACTTTctaatcagcagcaacagcttcCAATAGAATGAGGAAAAGTCATGGGACTAGGGTTGGTGGACAGATAGCCAGACATTGCGCTTGACTTTCAAATTCAGGCGTTTAATTTATGCTGGTACAGCAGCAACTAGTGAATCCCACGTAGAAATCGGGGAACTCCAGTTTTATAAAATCAATACGAAGTTAAGAGGGGTGCAGAGCGTGCGACAAATAAATGGGTTGTTAGGTAGATGGCCAAGTCAAGTCGAGCTATAAAGGAAAAACGCTTTCCAGCCAACGGCCACCAACCACTTGATGCTTCCACAGAGTCAATAGTAGATAAATGGCAATTTCATTCCGCCAGCTTCTTTGGGCCTTTGTTTGAGCTTCGAGAAAAGCAAATAGCGCCAGGGGAGGCGGAAAAGACGGGAAAAGCGGTGGGTG
Encoded proteins:
- the LOC6610268 gene encoding tryptophan 5-hydroxylase 1 yields the protein MSASGKSLLGLWLYRSGEQEWAVKQGSPLHQLKKDSTTSCSTSHPSLGRNASAQPEPPRLAIGGGGQDNGRQHSPGERISIIFTLRNQVGNLARALQVFQELGINVLHLELSPLEMATNQADVLVDVECDQRRLDQVVKMLNREVASVNYTSVNTQGLARAPSLSACSSFDFGDMVWFPRKISDLDKAQNVLMYGSELDADHPGFKDPVYRKRREQFSAIANNFKHGNPIPRVQYTPDEVKTWGTVFLELHRLYVLHAVPEYMDNWPELEKYCGYREDNVPQLQDVSVYLKRKTGFQLRPVAGYLSPRDFLSGLAFRVFHCTQYIRHSSDPFYTPEPDCCHELLGHMPLLANSSFAQFSQEIGLASLGASDADIEKLATLYFFTVEFGLCKQADSTFKVYGAGLLSSVAELQHAITAENKIKKFDPEVTCQEECIITSYQNAYYYTDSFEEAKEQMRAFAESIQRPFGVRYNPYTMSVEVLSNAKKITAVVSELRGDLSIVCSALRKISATDENLDVDSIANMLHNSLNVRGGASGGGGSPCSPDNSDNSTAEGD